Sequence from the Deinococcus misasensis DSM 22328 genome:
GCTTCCCAGAGGCCCCATCACCGCATACTGTCAGGTGGGTCAGAGGGGGTATGTGGCAGCCCGTTTGCTGGGACAACTCGGGCATGAGGTCAGCAATCTGGATGGGGGATACGCTACCCTCAGTGCTGCCCGTCCAGATTTGACAGAAGTTCCGGTGGTGTGAGGCAGCCATCGGCTCAAAAAGCCCAAAAGGCAATGCTGGATCAAAACAACCCAGAGTTCAGTGGAGGTTCCTGAACTCTGGGTTTCCAGATTGTTGAAGGCTTCTCAGAAGTTCCAAAAAGAAAAATCCTCCAGAATCTGGAGGACCTTTCTTTGCCTGTCAGGTTTTATTCTACAGCCAATCCAGCCCGAATCCAGCCCGAGGTGCCCCCCATCAGGTTCAGCACGGGTCCAGAGAGCACCTGTGTGAGGTATTCGCTGGCCATCTGGCTGCGCCCTCCGGCCTGACACACCACAATCAAGGGGGTTTGAAAAGAAGTGGTGTGATTGGGAATGCTGCTGAGGGGAACGTTGCGTGCGCCGGGCAGGTGGCCCGAGTTGAACTCGTCGGGTTCGCGCACATCAATGATGGTTGCGCCCTGTTCCAGCCAGTGCTGCACTTCGTTGGGGAAAATGTCTTGATGCATGGTTTTCATCCTTTCCGTGTGGGTTGCTGGGCCTGTTTCCACTGCAGGATGCCTCCTGTCAGGTTGTAGACCTGTTTGCCTTCGCGCATCAGCAGACGGGCAGCCTGTGCACTGCGCATTCCGCTCTGGCAGTACACAATCAGGGGTTTCTCGGGCAGTTTGGAGAGTTGCCCGGCCAGATCGGAGAGGGGCACAGACAGGCTTTTGGCGATGTGTTCCTGTTGGTGCTCTGGGCGGGTGCGCACATCCAACAGAACAGCGCCTTTTTTGTGCAGCTCAAGGGCCTGTTCAGGGGTGATGGATTCAGGGGCGCGGAGGAGGTTTTTCAGCCATTGCAAGAAGGGATTGGGCATCGGGTGCTCCTTGTGAACAACCCTATTATACCCCTAGGGGGTATAATGTCAATCCTGATCCCTCTGCATCATCCAGGGTCAACGCAAAGTCTGAAGTTTGGCAGGCCGACTGAGAAAGCGGTCAGCGGTCAGCCATCAGGGATCAGTGAAAAGCGGATCCAGAGGCTTTTGCTTTCGAGAGCAGCAAGACCAAAAGGCCAAGCTCCATCAGGTTTGGCAAGCTCAACCGACTGGAAGAAGACTTTCCTTCTGGCTGACGGCTGAACGCTGACGGCTCTTTCTGTTTGCATCGCCCGAACAGCGACTTTGTGTCTACCCTCCTGCATCATCCCCTGAGGAGCTTCATCACCTTGACGATTTCCGCTGGATTTCCCTCTCCAGAGGCCTGGCACTCGGTGAGGTACTTTTCCATCACCAGATCACCGGTTGCACTCAGGGCACTCTTGATTCCCGAAAGCAGGGTCAGGATTTCGGTGCACGACCTCTCCTCGTCAATCATTTTGTGGAGGCCACGGATCTGGCCTTCCAGACGGTTGAGGCGGTTGAGGATTTTCTTTTTCTGCTCATCTTGGACGACGGTCATGAAACCATTATATACCCCCTCTGGATATGGAGTGTGACGTGTGGGTGCTCTGGACGGAAAGTGATAGACTGTTTTAAACTTGAGGTTCGCCCGTTGGGGCAGCACAGGGAGGTCGTATGCTCAACATCTCAAAAGACGTGATCATTGGCATTGCGGGCTTCACCTTACAGAACGTGAGTGGTGTGAAGTCCCCATCCAAATCCATCCGCGTGGAACGGGAACAAGACCAGGTGACCCTGGATCTGGGCCTCACCATTGGTTATGGCAGCAACCTGCTGAAACTCTGCTCAGAAGTGCAGCGTTCGGTGGCTGAAAATGTAGAATTGATGACCGGACTGAAAGTCCGTGCAGTGAACGTCACGGTTCAAAGCGTCGTCGAGTGATTTGCAAGTCTCAGGGTCGTGGACAACATGTCCACGACTCTTGATGTGTCAGAAAGGGATCCCAACAGTGTCAGATCAAAACCGCAGACAGAAAAACCAACCCACCGGTTCTCGCAGAAACTCCAGAGAGTTTGCCTTCCGGGTGATTTTCGAGGCCCAGCAGGGCAAGCAGGACATGCAAGACACCTTCTCCCGTGTGTTGGCGGCTTCCCGTCAGGGCGACCATGAAGTCTACCCGGAACTGACCCCCGAGGCCGAGGAATTCGCTCAGGACCTCGCCCTGACCTACGACAGCAACCGCGACGCTGTGGATCAGGTGCTCCAGATGAGCATCACCGGATGGACCTTCAGCCAGATGCCCCAGACCGATGTGAATGTGCTGCGCATCTCGGCCACCGAAATGCTGTACTTCCAGACCGACGCCCCGGTGGTCATTGAAAGCGCCATCCGCATGGCCCGCCGTTTCGGCACCGATGACTCTGGCCGCTTTGTGAACAGTGTGCTGGACAAACTTGCAAAAGGCCTGCAAGACGGCAGCATCCCCAAACCTGTGAAAACCCGTTCGGCTGAATCGGACATGGAAGAACACGAAGAACCTCTGGAGGATGAAGCGTGATTGAACTGACCGGAGCCCCTGCTGCCGAAAGCCTGCTGCAACAAGCCCGAGACCGCATGCAGAACCTTCCTGTTGTGCCCCACTTGCATGTGGTGCGCCTCGGAGAAGACCCGGCCAGTGTCAGTTACGTGCGCCTCAAAGACAAAAAAGCCAGAGAAATTGGCCTGCAATCCACGGTGCATGTCCTGCCTGAAGACACCACCGAAGCGGCGTTGCTGGCCCTCATCGACAACCTGAACGGGTCCAGAGATGCCCACGGCATTCTGGTGCAGTTGCCTCTTCCTTCGCACATCCATGCCCAGACAGTGCTGGAACGCATTGCCCCTGAAAAAGACGTGGACGGATTTCACCCGCGCAATGTGGGAAAACTCTGGCTCGGACAGGAAGCCCTGCTGCCCTGCACCCCCGCTGGCATCCTTGCCATGTGCGACCACTACCAGATTCCCCTCTCGGGCAAGCATGTGGTGATCGTGGGACGCAGCAACATTGTGGGAAAACCTCTGGCCGCCCTGATGCTGTCCAGAGATGCCACCGTGACCGTTGCCCACAGTCGCACCTCCAACCTGCCAGAGATTGCCCGCACCGCAGATGTGCTGGTCGCAGCAGTGGGCCGTGCTGGAACCATCACCCCGGACATGGTCAAACCCGGTGCTGTGGTGCTGGATGTGGGCGTCAACCGCAAAGACGGCAAACTGGTTGGCGATGTGGACCCTGCTGTGCGTGAAATCGCAAGTGCCCTCACGCCCGTTCCCGGCGGAATCGGTCCCATGACCGTGGCCCACCTGATGCTCAACACCGTGGTGGCCGCCGAACGACAACAATGAACCTTGCGGACCTGCTGGGCAACCTGTGGCTCTGGACGGGCTTTGCTGCTGCAACGCTTGCACAACTGTTGAAGGTGCTGCTGGCCCTGATCTTTGAGCGCAGGTTCCGTCCCGGTCTGTTCATGGAAACCGGAGGGATGCCCAGCAGTCACACGGCTCTGGTCGCAGCCCTGTGCACCGGACTGGCTTACACCCACGGGATGGGCCACCCGGTTTTTGCTGTGGCGGTGGTCTTTGCCAGCATCGTGATGTACGACGCCACAGGCGTGCGCCGATCCGCAGGAATGCAGGCCAAACTCCTCAACGAACTGATGGTGGAAATCCGCGAACTGGTCCGTGAAGGGTTTGCCCCCCAACCCCTCAGGGTGCTCCTCGGGCACACCTATTTTGAGGTGGCGGTCGGATTGATCCTCGGGATTCTGGTGGGCTACTTCAGCTTCAAGTGGTTTTTCGTGCCTGTGGCCTGAAACCACAAAAAACCCACCAGAGGAAATGCTCTGGTGGGTTTTGTTTTGCAAGTTTACACAGCAGATTTGGTGCTGTCGCGGGCTTTTTCCAGCAGCTCTTTCAAACGTTCACGGGTGAAAGGGCGTTTGCCTTCCAAGAGTTCACCGTGGTGTTCATGCAGGTGCCAGTGTTTGCTGCCCCCATGCAGACGCAGGCTGATGCCTTTGTCTTCCACGTGTCTGGGGCTCACCGCCGCCAGCAGCAAGGTTTCCCCTCTGGCATTTTGCACAGAAGCACTGGCAATGATGGTGGGCAGGTCGTAGCCGCGTTCCATTCGATAAATGTAATCGGGGAAGTCGGAGACTTTCACGAAGGTCAATCCCAGCTCTTGAGACAGTTCTTGCATCCAGCCAAGAACGTTGGTCCACAGCACATAAATTTTCTGGGTATCTTGCATGATACCCAGAGTATAGCATTTGTGCTTTATCTCCCAAGCTGAACGTCCCTTGCCAGAGTAGGATCAGCCTAGAGTCTGACTTTTGGCAGGTCACTTGAAAAAGCGTTCAGCCCTCAGCTTTCAGCAAAAAGCTCACCTTGAGGCTTCTGCAAAAAGAAAACAAAAAGACAAAAAATGAAAACCACTCAGACTTTCAGGTCAAAAGGCATCCAGAAAACTGTCCTTATGTCTGACGGCTGATCGCTGATGGCTCTTTGTGTTGGCATGACCTGACAGCGACTTTAGGCTTACCCTGCTTGCCAGAGTCCCAGCCCAACACCTTTCAGCGGCAGTCTGCTGTGTAAGAGCTTGCCTGAAAGAAACTGGAGGTGTCTCCGCCCACCGAGGTGGTGCGCACATACAGGTCATAAATGTTGTGCTCTGGACGCACCACAATGCCCTGGACACCAATCTGGTTCTGGTTCACCGTCACGGTGTTTTTGAAGGTTCCAGAGTCGTCTCTGGACAGGAAAATCTTGAGGGTCCCCACCGCATTGCTCAGGCTGACAGCGTCCCCTTTGCGAATCAGCATGGCTTCATAGCTCTGGATGTTGCCGTACGTCTGGAACGAGAAATCATAGCTTCTCTGGTAGGTGGGGCAGTACCACGCTTTGATGTTGCCCGGACGGCCATCTTCGGTTTCAAAATCAGAGATCACCAGGGTGCAGGAACTGAGGGATGCGGCCAATACAGAGAGCATCAAAAGTCTTTTCATGAAGACAGCATAACAGCGGTTTGTAACAAATCATGCGGTTTCGATCTGAATTCTTGCTTCAGGGAGTTCTCAGGGAAATCTCAATGTCAGTCCACTGCAACCTGTGAACTTTGATCAACAGCGACTTTAGGCTTATCCATCACGTGTCCTGCATACGCACAATCCATCATGCAAGTCCGAAATCGGTATAAGATAATCCGGTATGAATCTGAAAGATGCGCTGAGAAGCGCCGTACAACAGGCCATTGCGCACCACGGGCAAGATGTCGAGGTGGCGATTCAGGACACACCCGCCGACAAGCCCGGAGACTACGGTACGCCCGTGGCCTTCCAACTGGCCAAAGCACTCAAGAAAAATCCTGTGCAGATTGCCGCTGAAATCAAGGAGCGCATTTCACTCCCTGTGGGCATTGCCCGAGCTGAAAATGTGGGGCCTTACCTCAACTTCTTTGTGGATGTCCCCAGTTACGTCAAAGGCCTCACCGAAGAGGATTTTGTCCCAGAGCAGAAAACTGGCAAGGTGCTCATCGAGCACACCTCGGTCAACCCCAACAAGGAACTGCATGTGGGGCACCTCAGAAACGTGGTGCTCGGGGATGCCATGGGCCGCATTTTCAGGGCCAATGGTTACCCTGTGGAGATCCAGAATTACATCGATGACACCGGTAGACAGGCCGCAGAAAGCCTGTTCGCCAGAGGTCACTATCAGGCCGAGTACACAGGCACCCCCAAGTACGACCACTGGCTTGGAGAACTGTACGTGCGCCTGAATGCCGACCCCCAGAAAGCCGACCTCGAACCGGGCATCAAAGAGGTCATGCACAAACTGGAGGCCGGAGAACTCCGCACCGAAATTGAAGAAGTGGTGCGTTCCCACCTCGAAACCTGCCATGCTCTGGGTGCCGAATACGACCTTCTGGTGTGGGAATCCGACATTGTGGGCAGTGGCTTCTTAAGCAAAGCCATGAAGATCCTCGAAGAGAGCCCGTACTGCTCCCATCCCACCGAAGGCAAGTATGCAGGATGCTTCGTGATGGATGTGTCCAGTTTCATTCCCGGACTTGAAGACCCCATGCTGGTCCTGATCCGCTCGGATGGAACGGCCACCTACACCGCCAAGGACATTGCCCAGCAGTTCTGGAAATTTGGCCTCTTTGAAGGGCTGGATTACCGTCCCTTCACCCAGGAACCCAGCGGAAAAACCCTTTACACCACCCACCCAGAGGGTCAAAAAGCCGATTTCGCCCATGCCTCCCGCGTGATCAACGTGATCGACTCCCGTCAGGAATTCCCCCAGACCGTGGTGAAAACCGCTCTGGCGATTGCCGGGCATCAGGAAGCCTACCAGAACAGCTTCCACCTGTCTTACAACACTGTGCTTTTGGAAGGGCAAACCATCTCTGGACGCAAAGGCATCACCGTCTCTGTCGATGAGGTGCTGGAAGAAGCCAAAACCCGTGCCATGTCGGTCATCAAGGATCTTGAAGCCAAGCGGACCACTCCATATGTTGATCCTGAAGAAGTGGCAGAAAAGGTTGCTCTGGGTGCCCTGCGTTTCACCATCCTGAAACCCGAGCCCACCCGCCAGATCGATTTCCGCTGGGATGCTGCTCTGGCCCTCAACGGAGACACCGCCCCTTACGTGCAATATGCGGCGGTGCGTTGTGCGACCATCATCAAAAAAGCACAGGAAAACGGCATTGGTTTTGACGGTGCAGATTACAGCAAAGTCACCGATTACGAACTGGAACTGCTGAAAGTGTTGGCCCGTTACCCTGAAGTGCTGGACATGGCCATCCGTGACACCAGTCCCCACCATGTGGTGCAGTACGCTCTGGACCTCGCCACGGCCCTCAACGGCTGGTACAACAAAAAAGACAAGGAAGGCAAAGCGGCCACCCGCGTCATCGATGCAGAGGCAGGCCTCCGTGAAGCCCGTCTGAACATCGTGCTCAGGGTTCGCAAGACCTTAGAGCAGGTGCTCGGGACCCTCGGGATTGGTGTTCCTTCAGAGATGTGATCTTGAACAATTACACAAACCCCCAGAACCTTCTGGGGGTTTCATTTTGGCAATTTGGTGATTCAGGATCATGCAGGATTCAAGGCTCCATCTGTTGCAGGCCACACCCGATTCCGTCCAGAGTGTTTGGCCTGATACAGGCACTGGTCGGCTTGCTGAATCAGGGCTTCAGGGGTCTGGTCATCTGAGCAGGCATAGCCCACGCTGGCGGTCACCCAGAGGTCTGGCTGGATCTGGTTCCATGGGTAAGTGGCAATGGCATAGCGCAACCTTTCACAAGCTGCATGGGCATTTTGTGGCTGCAGGGTCAGAACCAGCAAAAACTCCTCACCACCGTAACGGATCACCAAGTCGCTCTGGCGGCTGTGGTGTTTCAGCAGTTGCCCGAGGTGCCTCAGCACTTCATCGCCTGTCTGGTGCCCAAAGCGGTCATTGATGGTTTTGAAGTGGTCGATGTCCAGCAGCACCACCGTGTAAGGGGCTGGGTGGCTCTGGTAGCGCGGAAGGTGCAGGTCCAGAGCCCTGCGGTTCAGGACCCCGGTCAGGGGATCCAGATGGGCCAGAGAATGCAACTGTGCGGTCAGGATTTCGAGTTCCTGAGAGCGCAGTTTGTGCACTTCCGCTTCCAACAGGGCCTGTTGAAGTTGCATGCGCGCCTCGACGGACTGTGCCCACCATTTGGCCCGCTCATGGGCAAAGCGTTTGTGCAACTGGTGGGCGGTTTTCAGACTGACAATGGCTCCAATCTGGTCGCCCAGTTTCTCCTGACTCTCGGCAAGCAGTTCATAAGCCCGAGCAACCTTGTCTTTGAGGCCCGCGTTTTGTGCGTCCTGCAAGCTGCTGTCCAGCAGTTCGATGGCCTGCTCATGCTGGTTTTCCCTCTGGTAAGCTTCGGCCAGGGTGAGCAGGGCTTCCAGCCTGAGCCACGTGTAATGCATGATGTCTGCGATGCCCAGAGCCTGATGGAAGGAAACGGTGGCCTGTTCAAAGTGCCCCTGTGCTTGCAGGATCTGCCCCCTGTAGAGGTGGATCAGACCTTCCAGACCGGGAAAATGGATTCGGACAGCCCGTTCTTCGGCTTCTTCCAGCAAGGCCAGAGCCATCTGTTGGTGGGTGTGCATGTCTTCATCGGGCAGCAAGCTGAGCTGGTGGTGCCCGTAAGCCAGTTGGGTCAGGGTTTGCTCAAACCAGCAGGGATCGGCAAACTCGGTGTGTCTGGTCCGCACCTCTTCCAGCACCTGCAAGGCTTTGTGCGGTTCTCCCATCCCAAAGTATGCAGAGGAGGTCTTGTACAGGGCCCGCAATTTCTGGTCTGCATTGCCCAGACGAAGCACATGTTCCAGCTGGTTGATGGCCTCTTCAAAACCGCCCAATTCATTGTGGATCACGGCCAGCTGCCAGTAGGCCTCGGCACTGATGGTGAGGTCCTCAGGCTGGGCAGCAATGGTCTGGTAAAACGCCTCCACTGCATTCTGATAATCCGAAACCATGTAATAAGCATCACCCAGCACCTGCAAAGCCGCTGCCTTCTGGTCGCCTTGCAAATGGGGCAGCAAGGGTTGCAGCAACTGAAGGGTTTGTTGAGGTTCGGTGTGGCACAGCTTTCTGGCCTGCTCGATGATGGGCTCGGGATCGGAACGCATGAGAGCCTCCTGTAATGGTTTTACTTTAAACCAGAGGCTCTTGCAGGATTCTTTTTGAATGTCCTGCAGGATTGTTTAGGGTTTTTCATGGCCTCTGGAAGCCGCCCTCTGAAAGTCCTGTTCATAGGCAGGGGAGAGGGTTTTGAACAAGCGGTCCCAGAGCAGGGTGTAAAACCCGAAATTGTGGTGGGCGTCCTGATGGTGCTCTGCATGGAAGGTGCTGGTGGAAATCTCTTTCAGCACAGGTCTTTTGATCCATGCCACAGGAAAAGGTTCCACGCCCACATGACCCAGCAGACCAAAAATCACGTTGAAGGTCAGGTACACCACCATGCCTTCGATGGTGGCTGGATAAACCCAGACGGCAAAGAGCCAGAGGAACCCGAACCCCAGCACTTCCAGTGGATTCAGCACAAACAGGGTCAGGGGCCTCGGGTTTTCGTATTTGTGGTGGGTCAGGTGTGCCCAGGGGTAGATTTTCGGATGGTGGGCAAGCCTGTGCAGCACGTACATCCCCAGATCCATGCCCAGAAAGAACACCACAAAATCCAGCAGCACCCTGAAGAATGTCGCAGGCAAGGTTTCAATCCAGCCGTTTCGCCACATCCACAGGCCCAGTGCCGTGATCAGGGTGTTGAGCAGCACCGTGGAGCAGGCAAGACCCACTTCTGTGCGGGTTAAGGGAGGGGGAACATCTGCCACCCGATGGTTCTGGTTCAGTCGGATGATCCCCTCTCCTGCAACCACACAGCCCAGCACAATCATCACGTTCCAGAGCAATCCCCACAAACAGGCTTGCAAAAAAGGCATGTTGAACAGTGCATCACTGATCTGCTGGATGAACATGCTTCCAGTGTAAGCTCAGATGCCCCGTTGCACCTGAATTTGCCCCAGATTTTCGGCGTCCAGCAGGGCTTGAAAATCCCTCTGGTTGACCTCTGCGTATTTCAGGGCGAACTGGGTGACTGCATTTGCAAAACCATCATCCTCACCCAGAAAACCAGAGATCAAGGTGGCATCTCCAGAGCGGGCATGGGCTCGGGCCAGAACATAAGCGCACAATTCGCTGTATTCTTTGAGGTCCTTGTCACTGAGGTCCTCAATTTCAATGCTTCCCTTGCGGTCCCGCAGTTGGCGCACGTAATAATGGCTGTTCCTGAAAGTGGTCCATCCCAGAAAGATGTCGCTGGTGGCCTGCATGAGTTTTTGACCTGAAACCACCCGTTCTCCGTGATGGGCATGAACGCTTTTCCCCAGAGCCGCTTCCAGGGTGCTCGGGAAGGCTGGTTTGAGTTGCAGGATCAGGGTGTCTCGGGTGTCCTGACCCTGCATCAGGGCCACGTAGACCTGTCTGCCTGCACTGCTGACCCCAGTCAGGCGGTATGCTGCATCCACAAAATGGTATTTTCCGAGCAGGAAATGCCGGTCCACAGGCAAACTGTCCAGATACTCCCTGAACAGGTGTTCCAGACGGACCCTCAATTCACTTTCCTGCACAGGCTGGAGTTTGGGAGGATCTGACTTGAATTTCCACTGTCCATCCTGCAGCACAGCCATTTTTTCCAGTGCCTGTTGAGGGGGCTTGTTGGCTTTCTTGACGCTTTTTTGCATGTGGTCTCTGGCATGGTTCAGGATGTCCAGCACCCGATCAGCATCCACATGGTGGTACCAGACCTCCAGATGGGTTTGACCTGCAAAATCCTGAATGTGCTGCTGATAAGACCGCAAGGCCGCCAAAGTGATGCTCTGTGCCAGACTGTCACTGAATCCGAGGTGCTTCGCCGCAACCGCACAACTGGCCGCCAGTCGGTACAGGTCCCATTCAAAAGGACCGGGCAGGGTTTCGTCAAAGTCGTTCAGGTCAAACATCAATTGCCGCTCTGGTGAGGCGTACAGGCCAAAATTCCCGAGGTGTGCGTCTCCACAGAGTTGGACGGTCACCCCTGAGTTGGGAAGGTGGGACAGATCATGGACCATGATGGCAGCAGAAGCCCGATACAGGGCAAAAGGGTCTTCCAGCATGCGTCCGTATCGGATGGGCAGGTATTCAGCAAGCCGCCCGGCATTCTGAACCTGTTGCAAATTCAGCGTTTCTTGAAGGCTGCGGTTCACCTGAAAGGATTCCAGTGCACCCAGCTCAAACCGTGCACGAAGGTCTTTTCCAATCTGCAAGCGCTCAGCAGGGGAGAGGTGAAAATTCAAAGTGTTTTGAGTGGTCATCGGAAACCTCCAATGTCAACGATTTTAAAGGTTGCCCTGTGCCGTGTCTGTTGTGCTTGTGGCAGCATTCGGTTTGGGATGTGCTTCTGACCCTTGTGGAACTTGCACTGCTCCTGTACGTTAAAGCGGTGAGTGCTTATCCATTGTGTGCTGTGACCGCCCGTGCTCTGGGTGAAAATCCCCTCGGGAGTGCCCCCCATCCCCATGCTCTGGTGGTGGTGGCGGTGCCTCCTGCCGATTGGAAGCTGTACCGTGAATTTGACCAGATGACCCCGGAGGCCCAGGAAACCCTGCGCTCTTTGAAACAGCCTCCCACCATTCTGGCCCTGAACTCCGATCCCCATTACACCCGAGCAGGTTATGTGTTTGTGGCCCGTCTGGATTGGACCCCCTCTGGAATGCACACACAGGCTTTTATGGTGGCAGAGGCCAACCTGCCAGAGGCCTTCGTGGCCTTGCTGCAAGAAGACTGGAACACCCTGTCGCCATGGGAAATCGATGCTCCTGAGCGGATGATGCTGGTGTGCACCCACGGCAGCCACGACTCGGCGTGTGGAAAACTCGGGTATCCCATCTACCAGCA
This genomic interval carries:
- a CDS encoding tetratricopeptide repeat-containing diguanylate cyclase — translated: MRSDPEPIIEQARKLCHTEPQQTLQLLQPLLPHLQGDQKAAALQVLGDAYYMVSDYQNAVEAFYQTIAAQPEDLTISAEAYWQLAVIHNELGGFEEAINQLEHVLRLGNADQKLRALYKTSSAYFGMGEPHKALQVLEEVRTRHTEFADPCWFEQTLTQLAYGHHQLSLLPDEDMHTHQQMALALLEEAEERAVRIHFPGLEGLIHLYRGQILQAQGHFEQATVSFHQALGIADIMHYTWLRLEALLTLAEAYQRENQHEQAIELLDSSLQDAQNAGLKDKVARAYELLAESQEKLGDQIGAIVSLKTAHQLHKRFAHERAKWWAQSVEARMQLQQALLEAEVHKLRSQELEILTAQLHSLAHLDPLTGVLNRRALDLHLPRYQSHPAPYTVVLLDIDHFKTINDRFGHQTGDEVLRHLGQLLKHHSRQSDLVIRYGGEEFLLVLTLQPQNAHAACERLRYAIATYPWNQIQPDLWVTASVGYACSDDQTPEALIQQADQCLYQAKHSGRNRVWPATDGALNPA
- a CDS encoding divergent PAP2 family protein, which encodes MNLADLLGNLWLWTGFAAATLAQLLKVLLALIFERRFRPGLFMETGGMPSSHTALVAALCTGLAYTHGMGHPVFAVAVVFASIVMYDATGVRRSAGMQAKLLNELMVEIRELVREGFAPQPLRVLLGHTYFEVAVGLILGILVGYFSFKWFFVPVA
- a CDS encoding metal-sensitive transcriptional regulator, yielding MTVVQDEQKKKILNRLNRLEGQIRGLHKMIDEERSCTEILTLLSGIKSALSATGDLVMEKYLTECQASGEGNPAEIVKVMKLLRG
- a CDS encoding arginine--tRNA ligase, producing the protein MNLKDALRSAVQQAIAHHGQDVEVAIQDTPADKPGDYGTPVAFQLAKALKKNPVQIAAEIKERISLPVGIARAENVGPYLNFFVDVPSYVKGLTEEDFVPEQKTGKVLIEHTSVNPNKELHVGHLRNVVLGDAMGRIFRANGYPVEIQNYIDDTGRQAAESLFARGHYQAEYTGTPKYDHWLGELYVRLNADPQKADLEPGIKEVMHKLEAGELRTEIEEVVRSHLETCHALGAEYDLLVWESDIVGSGFLSKAMKILEESPYCSHPTEGKYAGCFVMDVSSFIPGLEDPMLVLIRSDGTATYTAKDIAQQFWKFGLFEGLDYRPFTQEPSGKTLYTTHPEGQKADFAHASRVINVIDSRQEFPQTVVKTALAIAGHQEAYQNSFHLSYNTVLLEGQTISGRKGITVSVDEVLEEAKTRAMSVIKDLEAKRTTPYVDPEEVAEKVALGALRFTILKPEPTRQIDFRWDAALALNGDTAPYVQYAAVRCATIIKKAQENGIGFDGADYSKVTDYELELLKVLARYPEVLDMAIRDTSPHHVVQYALDLATALNGWYNKKDKEGKAATRVIDAEAGLREARLNIVLRVRKTLEQVLGTLGIGVPSEM
- a CDS encoding rhodanese-like domain-containing protein; translation: MHQDIFPNEVQHWLEQGATIIDVREPDEFNSGHLPGARNVPLSSIPNHTTSFQTPLIVVCQAGGRSQMASEYLTQVLSGPVLNLMGGTSGWIRAGLAVE
- a CDS encoding NADH-quinone oxidoreductase subunit 15; this encodes MQDTQKIYVLWTNVLGWMQELSQELGLTFVKVSDFPDYIYRMERGYDLPTIIASASVQNARGETLLLAAVSPRHVEDKGISLRLHGGSKHWHLHEHHGELLEGKRPFTRERLKELLEKARDSTKSAV
- a CDS encoding bifunctional 5,10-methylenetetrahydrofolate dehydrogenase/5,10-methenyltetrahydrofolate cyclohydrolase; this translates as MIELTGAPAAESLLQQARDRMQNLPVVPHLHVVRLGEDPASVSYVRLKDKKAREIGLQSTVHVLPEDTTEAALLALIDNLNGSRDAHGILVQLPLPSHIHAQTVLERIAPEKDVDGFHPRNVGKLWLGQEALLPCTPAGILAMCDHYQIPLSGKHVVIVGRSNIVGKPLAALMLSRDATVTVAHSRTSNLPEIARTADVLVAAVGRAGTITPDMVKPGAVVLDVGVNRKDGKLVGDVDPAVREIASALTPVPGGIGPMTVAHLMLNTVVAAERQQ
- a CDS encoding rhodanese-like domain-containing protein, with product MPNPFLQWLKNLLRAPESITPEQALELHKKGAVLLDVRTRPEHQQEHIAKSLSVPLSDLAGQLSKLPEKPLIVYCQSGMRSAQAARLLMREGKQVYNLTGGILQWKQAQQPTRKG
- a CDS encoding Asp23/Gls24 family envelope stress response protein codes for the protein MLNISKDVIIGIAGFTLQNVSGVKSPSKSIRVEREQDQVTLDLGLTIGYGSNLLKLCSEVQRSVAENVELMTGLKVRAVNVTVQSVVE
- a CDS encoding sterol desaturase family protein; this encodes MFIQQISDALFNMPFLQACLWGLLWNVMIVLGCVVAGEGIIRLNQNHRVADVPPPLTRTEVGLACSTVLLNTLITALGLWMWRNGWIETLPATFFRVLLDFVVFFLGMDLGMYVLHRLAHHPKIYPWAHLTHHKYENPRPLTLFVLNPLEVLGFGFLWLFAVWVYPATIEGMVVYLTFNVIFGLLGHVGVEPFPVAWIKRPVLKEISTSTFHAEHHQDAHHNFGFYTLLWDRLFKTLSPAYEQDFQRAASRGHEKP
- a CDS encoding sucrase ferredoxin, translated to MLLTLVELALLLYVKAVSAYPLCAVTARALGENPLGSAPHPHALVVVAVPPADWKLYREFDQMTPEAQETLRSLKQPPTILALNSDPHYTRAGYVFVARLDWTPSGMHTQAFMVAEANLPEAFVALLQEDWNTLSPWEIDAPERMMLVCTHGSHDSACGKLGYPIYQHLRQHAPAGTQIWRASHIGGHRFAPTLIDLPEGRVWGFLDQKTAMQVLERSVHPAQLRGQLRGWMGLPPFAQILEGEVFFQQGWDWIHQHRILELHAIEGEVTSKPFQQKNPARVVNIELSTQTGLYSGVVAYKGTGKTALNSGHVPLADIHQYRLESLHHEGF
- the nusB gene encoding transcription antitermination factor NusB — protein: MSDQNRRQKNQPTGSRRNSREFAFRVIFEAQQGKQDMQDTFSRVLAASRQGDHEVYPELTPEAEEFAQDLALTYDSNRDAVDQVLQMSITGWTFSQMPQTDVNVLRISATEMLYFQTDAPVVIESAIRMARRFGTDDSGRFVNSVLDKLAKGLQDGSIPKPVKTRSAESDMEEHEEPLEDEA
- a CDS encoding DUF2252 domain-containing protein, which codes for MTTQNTLNFHLSPAERLQIGKDLRARFELGALESFQVNRSLQETLNLQQVQNAGRLAEYLPIRYGRMLEDPFALYRASAAIMVHDLSHLPNSGVTVQLCGDAHLGNFGLYASPERQLMFDLNDFDETLPGPFEWDLYRLAASCAVAAKHLGFSDSLAQSITLAALRSYQQHIQDFAGQTHLEVWYHHVDADRVLDILNHARDHMQKSVKKANKPPQQALEKMAVLQDGQWKFKSDPPKLQPVQESELRVRLEHLFREYLDSLPVDRHFLLGKYHFVDAAYRLTGVSSAGRQVYVALMQGQDTRDTLILQLKPAFPSTLEAALGKSVHAHHGERVVSGQKLMQATSDIFLGWTTFRNSHYYVRQLRDRKGSIEIEDLSDKDLKEYSELCAYVLARAHARSGDATLISGFLGEDDGFANAVTQFALKYAEVNQRDFQALLDAENLGQIQVQRGI